GTTTACCAAATATGAATgagagaaaaataaaagaagtgataatttataaaaaaaattttatttcagtgAATATAACAAAGacttataaaaatcaaaaaatgtgaaaatgcccttttttatttttagttaaaaagttttaattgctATTCAGTAAAATCTAAAacgaaaattttatttttataaaataatttttgaaatttttgtacaatttttatattttgcttcaTGTGAGACCAAACAAGAAACCAAACaagacatattttttaaaaacaaacaagacatatttttaaaaaacttttttattaaatgataccAGAAACCCATTAAATGTTCAAGAGTCTTTAGGCACCcctaaaaatatcttttactcaaaaagtttttaaatccaatgttattttatcatatagaaCACACTAAGGTGcatgctttaaatatttttcaaaactgttgttttaaaaaaagtaaaaaaagtaaatgtatccaatggttttctttttgttttaataatttttttttcattttatctgCAGGAAAAACTATCTGGAAAACCTTATTTTACTAttgcaaaaaatcaattaaaaaaccaaaatattcttCAAAATATATCTTCATATGCTTTAAAGCATGATGAATTTAGTTTATTGAACAATGATCTTGCTTTTGCTTTACCCTTTGCGTTTATAAAAAAGACCGATATATTTGCTCAATTGTATTTTGcaaagggtatatatatatatatgttatttttttttttttttttttttttttttttttttttttttttactagtgtGTTGTCTATTTTGGCATTCAAGTTTAAGAACTTGAATGCCAAAACTAGTGTGATCTCTAAATCCAATTATTGTAAGTACAATTgcctaaaatttattattattattttttttgattaaaaagtattaatttaaaagaaaaagtccGAAAAACACTTTTGAAGAAAACTCACTTAGTTTGCgacaattataaaactaaagaaatcaattacaattttacaaatgagtaattttttataaagattatgaaaaagtttttctataCTAAAATTacgttttgataaaaatgttacgttatattcaaatttttgatgTGGTTAATAGAATTTAGTAACAGATGCAAGCCCatgcatttttagaaaaacggCATTTTGATCGCCTTTTTTCACACAAACCATAACCATGTCCGAGCTCTTTACAACGATTATTGCAGTTTTTCCACAAGATACCTGTTCCACGTTGACTCCATTTCGTGCATCGGCTCCAAGTTTCCCAGCAACctattcaattaataaatatatgagtagttttaataaattatgcaTGACGATATGATAAGAATACTTATTCTTATAATACTATCAAGATTTATTATTATCGTTTCCTCGTTCATACGTTATTACTGTTTCCTCGTTCCTAAGTTAATATCGTTTTCTTGTTTGAACGTTATTACCACTTTCTCGTTTACATCgagcatttttatttatgttatgatCAAACAAGTTGATTAATAGTATAAcacaaaatatgaaaagttttcTGCTACCACTGAGTGTTAATACAAAGTAGTCAACTTgtagattaaaatttaaaaacttgtggGTTAAAACTAGAAGTTTTCTAACCCCCAAATTTTTCTAGTTTAGGAGAAAGCTTAGATAAATTTAAGACAAGATAACTAttactgtttatttatttttagctatTATAGTACTGATCAAACTAGTTTAGTTAAAACTTTCATCCACTTTCATTTTGACAAAATAGGTCAGTTGGatgaaataaatcatttatttacaaactgtattttttgaaaaacattttcttaacaATATTAGAACAATATGGTTTTTAGTAATTATACAGTGTTggaaaaattaactttttataaactgatGTTAccagttaaaaaagtaaatttttaaccTAATAAAGTTCCAGCTTGTGTATCGGAAGGCATTAAAGCAACCAAAAAAAtagatacaaaaataaaacatacgATAGACCTCATTCTAGTCTGGTTTCTGCACCTAAAATggtctaaaaaataaagaaatcattttaatattagtagtttcttaaaactgtttattttattgaaatgatcaaaatgttttattcttaaagtttgaatttattatttttatacaaaaaaagttatcatatggtaataaataatgtttttaaacatttcttttaataattaaaattacttacatgaatagttgtttttaaaacaatgatgttaaaaattaaactgcTTTATGAGCTacttttgatttgattttttttaaatgggaCGATGCGCATCATAGTTAAGACAAAAACTGAAGAGTTAAATATTTACTCATTTCCAAGAAACGTTCATCATATTATGACATCAATAGTCTGGATATcaaacttgttattttttgtatcaCAGCTGTGTATTACACAACTGTGATGAATCATTAAAACACAAAATGTAATTAATCTTGAAAAATTAAGACAAAAACTTGAACGTTATAATACTGATTGAGAATTTATGTTGCTGGtgtctttatataaaaattgttttttttgctcaacaaaaataacaacctgtgtttattattctaattttaGGTAAAATAATTAACGCTAATTATGTTAAAGTTTTAGAACCATGGCCTGCCGACACAAAAATTTGATACGACACTGGATTTATGGGTTTGCGTAGATTTGAGAtcatatataatttaagtattataaCCAAATTTGGGGCATATGTGGCTACCACCTAAGTGGTATAAATATCATGAGTTGGATGCATGAGGCCCACATCAAACTTTTTTGGCGGGCTACTACACTTTAGTGAACTACAATACTGTAGGCCATAGTAGCAATAattacttatctaaaaaaaaagttgtgcaAATGACATAATTTGGTTTTACTTTCGGAAGATTCTATTCGCACGCACGAATAGAGTCTTccgaaagtaaaaaaatttttaggttaaaaaatggttgatttttggttaaaatGGAAACGCAAATCTACGTCGAAACCAAACTTTAGATCAACGTTAAAGCAAACCAAAAATCAGCGTTAGATTAACGTTAATTTAGCGTTGATTCAATGAACTTTTATGCGAGTTTATGAACCTTAAAAACACAGCTGCTTTGTGTGAATCAAAATTTGTGTGAatgcaaaacatttattttatgtacaaTATAGTGTTGTTAtgagtaaaaaaacaacaataaaaacaatatttataaaattaaaataattgtcatagcacaatattttattttattgtacatCATTTGTTTCTCAGTTGTTACAGCTttcacttattattattattattaatagttgatttatattatgtattatcTGCTAATATAGTTTTACAAATGATGTGCCCCATTGTCATATTGTTAACACTGGTAACTAAACTATAATTGAAAGCAATTAaagccaaaaaaataatttatacatttttaaaacaaaaaattatacaaaattaaagttatttgatCTGCCCCATTGTCATATTGTTAATGCAGGTAACTTAATTATAAGTGAAAGCaagttaaaccaaaaaaaataatttaaacatttttaaaagaaaaaaacatttttaaaaaggtcTTGATAAAATCATACCCTCGTTATCTTTATCATCAATTTCAAGTTTATCTGTATCTTTATCGTCTTCTGTTATCAGACTCTTATTTTGATTTGTTGCGCGTTTTTCCCCATTTTATCGATACGGTGCAAACTTAAAACAGTCTGCAATATATCTTcgtgtattgtatttttttattttaaaacatcgggtaactgcatctaaataaaaacatctttaaagtAAGGTATTCGTACATTTTACAAGTATTAATATACTTCAATTTGTTCACAAGCGAATGTAAACATTAAGTGATCTATAGTgggaaaaaaaaactcattaatgATCCATATCTACTTTGTTTCATTATTGTCTATGATAGCGACCCTTTTGGATAAAGATACatcacacatatacacacataacacaaactataaatatatatatatatatatatatatatatatatatatatatatatatatatatatatatatatatatatatatatatatatatatatatatgtatatatatatatatatatatatatatatatatatatatatatatatatagatatatatatatatatatatatatattaacttattaaaaaaagtacagtaAAAATACACACAAATCACAAATTAATGAAGTATTCATATCACAAATAAATTGATGAAATCACGGCAATATTATGTATTGAATACAACCGAGTGGTTAGAGTTAGCTGACAAACCAATCTTGACTAGACTATAAAAGTGTGTTAATAAATTTGTCACATTTCTCTGCTCTACTTCCACCAAGTTACTATGCGTCACTAGGCGGAAATaggattttttcaattttaactttttaaatatttttttatggaaataGGTTAGTAgttcctaattaaaaaaatgattttttacaatttttaaagttttaagtttttcttttctaaattttacaatttcagagtgaaaaaaaaactcttttgaatttttgaattatacttatttaattttatgtaattatattatcaacttaatgatatatttattcaattaaaactaaaaaaaaaatgtgcaatagtttttttataatagtttatttgaGTTCGCAAAGAATAATGGGTTGAATCATGTTACCGAACCATCGTCAATACCGTTCGTAAACTGgaattttaattcataaaaccatttatttataaaattggtaacttttatatgcaaaagtaatataatttaatttataatttaattccAAACCTCTACtaactatttataataactatataactaCAATAAGAGGTTAATCTTTCAATAAAGTTGGATGTGGGTGTGATGTTTAAAtgcaccattttttttttttaatggttttttaaaaatattaaaaaagctattattaaaagtaatacaaattaacataaaaaaatattttgtcacaTTAGAAGATGCGCCAGAGTTTTCATTTcttctgaaattttttcttactgaaactaaatattattcatttttaacgatagacgcGACAAGAATGTAAACCAGAGCCgtccaaaatgttttttgaaaaatttataattctgaTTGCAAAACTGTTTGAAAAGTGCCACATTTTACTGTTCCGTTAGTCAGAAAGTCCTTAAAAGCATTGTAatgttttataaagataaaacaagTGCGAAAAATAATGTGTAGGCGATTGCCACAATGTCTTGGAATTAAACGTGGCAGTTTCTCGACAAATCCTTCTGGATCATCTTTCTTATCTTTAAACCTCATTTTCTCCATCGCTAACACAATTTTAACTGTCATGTAATCATATCCAAACAATTGGAAAGTTTCTTTTTCCAGAGGCTGCAATGCTGAACAACATGAAATAGTGATTGTGTTAAATAGGAATAAATGACAGGCCAGCTCATTCAAACTCTTAATCCAGGCTGTACAAACTTTGGTTATAGTAAGATGGTCCACTGCAACTCTGTCTCGTTGTGTTTGAAATAATGTGCTTACGACATTCATCAAAGGGAAAAGAGTGATAATCTGAATGAATTAGATATGTTTCGCTGCATTACATATGTGTTTTTAATAACCAGATGTACATCTAAGTAATTGAGATTACTCAGATGTATCTCTAAGTAATTGGTCCAAAGCAATTAGTTTACATTTATTCTTTGACGTCAAGTGAATGCTGTTATAAAGGACACCTTATTGTGTTGTTGCATCAAAGCCAAGAGTcagatttttattactaaaagcTTATTATGCTGCTTGCAGTTCAGATATACTTCCGAGCTCACAAGCCATTTGCTCATCAGTAATACGCTGGGGAATATGCAAAATGTCAATACCAAAATGttgtgcaattttttaaaataagaatagaATATTACTTGTTGGGACATTAGACAAcaactttcaataaattatcattattttaatgcATAAGACTACCTATCTTCTAATGTAGCTGAATTGGAAACATAGTCCTTTTTAATCTGtgtcattttattttctaaacaagcttatgctattttatttttcctaatgAAATTATTATGCTCGACgtttatttatcttaatttttcttgttcttttattttttttaacctttcttGTAACTATAAAGTTACAAATACGTCTACTTTAATAACGtgtatgcaatttttttaaagtctttaactTTTGCTGTTAAAGTTtctataatacttttttttcttttgacgCTTTGCCTTAAAACTTCTAATTGATATGGCATGGTCtttattttagcttttactAAAGCTTGCTTATTTTGATATTCTTTGGAAGAACTAGTTAACTTTGAAGACATATGAGAAAAcctattttttaactttattttctttagggTTAGTAAAGACACTCTCTTGACTTTTGTCTACCTTGTAACTTTACTATTTGGCCTGGTGAACACAAAGGTTCACTATTTATTGTAGATAACGGATTTTTTTACATGATGATCCAGTAGAAGAACGAAGAAGAACCTGATGCTTTACTTGTGTTACTAGAGGTAGAGTGCAATGAATCAGCCAACAACGACTTTTAAAATGCACAGAGCTCATTGCAAAATGCAACAAAATGTTTAGAATCTCTTAAAAAATTGCGTGACTATTTCTTTGTCTTAAGCAAAACGGTCATTTGTGTCGATGTTGAAGCCTCTTTAACTAGTTTAACAGTTCtagtaaactttaattttaataaatactaaaaaatatgcCCCATCCTACACTAATTGTTTGTTTCAGAAGGTAATGTAAAGTTAAGTAAAGCTTCTTTGAATTTTGCatgaaatacaaatttatttttggacCTATATTAGTTTTCAAGTATATTATGCTATTCAATTGAATGaagactataaaaaaataatagtgtaAAGAGAAACTAAAATAGATTAGACAAAGTGTTAGAGTATAAATACCATAGGTACCTTCTATAATAAATGAATGGTAAATCactaacaaagttttaaaaatcaataaatgttttattgatattcaaaatttttattcggAAGCCATGTGTACCATGTGCGTTCAGTGAAAAAATAATCAGCGAACTACCCAAAAACCCTCCGCGCATAAATGCGCGCAGCGAAGCAACAATTCGCGAACTACCTGAAAAGTCTCCTCATTTAAATGTGTTTAGTGAACTACCTGAAAAgccttcttttttaaataaagatcaaCAAGAAGAAACTATGCACAccgaaaatcaattttttcataCAGCCAAACTATAtgttttaatgtcaaaaattgaAGGTTGAGATCGTTCATGCCAGCAAAATTGGTTAAAAGATTTTCCATGGTTGCATCATGATGAAAAGTAAATACATACATTTTTGGTTTGTCTGTCAAAAAAAAGAATCCAAGCTAATCAAAAACTGCTATTTTCAAGGTTTTTACTCTAATTCTTTGTTAAAATGATTGCATTTTATTTAGAACTGACATTGTCTTCctttattattgtgttattcaaaaaaagggAAGCCTAAAAGATCAGAGAAATAAAGAATGCTTATATTACCAAAGGTTTCTTTTCATggaaaaaaacttcaaaatgttTTCAGATTCACCAAGATTTGACATGCCACAAAACAGCCTCGTTTTATTAGCTTAACGTTGTCCAATGTCAAGATATTATGGACTTCATGGATAAGCAAATTTCCAATAGGAGACCTatagaacaaaatttttagaacTCATTCAATTCCAATGTTACCTCGGACGACAAGAAAATAGCTTTGTAAGGTTATGGTGGAAATGACAATTTTATTGAACTATTGCACCTGCTTGgaagaaacaacaaaaaatattgtagacCATCTTGATGGAAAGATTGATTACAAGTATACACATGACGAGGTGCAAAATAAGATTTTAGATATATTATCTACTCTAACATttcaagaaaagttaaaaactatcCGAGAGCGCtgagaaatttttttccattattgcCCATAAAGGTTCTAACGTGAGCAATAAAGAACAGCTATCGTTTTGTATTCGAACagtagataaaaatttaaagcctTTTAAAGAGTTAATAGGACTTAACCagttaaaaagtgttaaaagcGATAATATTGTACTTGTTATTCAAAGATATTCTTATTGGAATTagcttaagtttaaataattgcaGGGGTCAAACCTATGATGGTGCATCTAGTATTATGGGGAAGAAATCTTGAGTATTAGCTCAAAATCTTGCTAAGCAGCTAAAAGCTGCTGCTATGCACTGTCAAGGACATTCTTTTAGTTTAACAGTGAAGTCGCTGACTACAAAATATGACATTTTGAAAGATATCTTGTAAAGTTTTTCACTGAAACAAGAACACTTGCTTGAAAACATTAATGACAACATTAAGATAGAATAAGGCTCTGAACCATTCAAAAAGCTGAAGAAACTTTTCACAATAAGATGGACCGTTCTGGCAGAATGTATTAAGAGAGTCATCGATAATAACAAATCACTCTTGCAACTTTGGGACGAATGTATGAAGGAAAAAACTTGACCAAGAGACAAAAGCAAGAACCGTTGGTTGCAAGAGTCAGATCGAGTTCTTTTACTTCTTTTTAGGCATCGATCTCTCTTATAAGTTGTACGCCATAATTAATAGCTTGTCAAACTCCCTTCAATTGACATAGATGTCGGCAACCAGTGGAATAGAATCTGCATGTTTAGTGATtgatacaataaataatatgtgAAATGATGAcgactttttgttttttgcggTGGTTAAGAAAGCAACAAATTCAATCAAATCAATTGGAAAACCTACCTTGCCgtggaaattaaaaaagtttaattattccATTTTTTGATACGTCATTGGTtacgaaaaacaaaaaagaaatgctTATTACCCAGAAACAgccaattattattttaagccAGTATACTTCGAAGCACTTATCacaatttttaatgcaatagAAGATCGATTTGAACAAcctacatttaaaaagtttatgaacGTTAAAGAGCTGTCTTTGAAAGCCAATTATAAGACGGATCTATCAAAGGAACTTAAGGTTTTAGAATCCAACTTCCATGGATATTTCAATcggaaccaaataaaaaatcagcTTCATCTCATACcgactatttttcaaaattctatgCCAATTGAATTTCAAGATATATGCAAGACATTGCAGAATACGGATAATGAAAACTGCCCAATTATCCAGAATATTTGGATCATTCTCCAAATTGTTAACAAGAAGCTACATCGGCTACATTATAATACTCTTTTTCAATGCAGAGAATTCAAAACGTGACTCAGATCAACAATAGctcaaaaaagatataatttctTGTCAGTGCTAAACACATACGTTGATATTGTCGATAGTCTACCTTTAATAGAAGTAGCTGAGCAATTTACTGCTGCACATGATAAGCGCCAAAGTGAGTTCGGAACGTTTACGATAAAAGACcttaattagatattttatcacatttatgcaactttttcagtatttgtatatatatatatatatatatatatatatatatatatatatatatatatatatatatatatatatatatatatatatatatatatatatatatatttatatatatttatatatatatatatatatttatatatatatatatatatagatatatatatatttatatatgtacaatGCCGCCCGAGGCAAGATCCCAGTTTGCCGACCTAACTAAAAAGcaccaatatataaaaaaaaataccttaaagTAAAACTATGAGTGACGTATAAAATCGTATATTTGCAAATCATTAAATCGAAACAGTACAAACACAAAAAGTAAGcaaaatacatacaaaatgggcatattttaacatgacttagTGAAAGAAATTTACTTTCCTACTCTTTTCAGATGCAAAAGCCTTCAATAATtcagtaaaatataattttttagccATATCACTTTCTATGGAAATTAAAGAAAGACCTGTCAAACGATTTTGCGACATAGATGATTTTAAGTAATCTTTAACTAATTTCAGTCTTGAAAAACTACGCTCTCCAGATGCAACTGATACTGGCTGTGTTAACAGAATTCGTAAAGTAATGGAAACATTTGGAGCGAAATTattgtttcttaaaataaaCTCTAGTACTTTTAATGGTGACGTTTTTGGTTCAATTAATTCAGACAATGTAAGCAATTCATCTAATAATTCCATGCCATCAATATCTGCAGAAGTATCTGTgcctaatattttttgaagatttaaacatttttctctaagacttttctttgaaaaatcttttttaatatttgcaatatcgTACAGGAATTGAAAAGCATCACAGTGTTCATTTAACTGGTTAAATCTTTCTTCAATCGAATTTATAGCAATATCcaaaatgcaattaaaacattCTATTTTAAATCTATCTTTTGGATTTATAATGGGATCATCTCGAGTTTCATAAGAAAGCATTTGTCTTTTAAACCTTGGTCTAATAGAAActtcaaatgaaaatgatgGCTCCAAATCTAATTCAGCTGCAATTAATTCTgcatcaaaaaataactttttcaaaagcttCATCTGAGCGATATAACTTTAAGAAGTTAACAGTTTTGTTCAAAGTTTGTTTGGCTTCAGAAATGTCAGTTTCAATATTCTGAATAAATTTGCTTGCTAAGTTTACTTGGTTCAAAGTACTGAACCTTATCACAGTAcagcaacaaaatttaaagtttttcatctTTTGAGCTAATATCTCTGCTTCATGACGTAAAGATGAATCATAAGAAATGTCCTGGCTGATTTGAAAAAGTGCATCAAAGATTTCTCCAACACAGTATCGAAAAGGTTGCACAGCTTCAATCCTGCTTTCCCATCTTGTTGCACTCAAAGGTtttggaaagattttttttccaagATGATTTTTCAAAGCTGTCCATCTACGAGATAATCCACTAAGAAAGTTATAAATGGCTTGCACAATTCCAAAATAAGCCACAGCCTCTCTAGATGATTTTGCAGCATCATTAAcgactaaatttaattaatgagCATGACGTGGTACAAAAAAGGCTCTGCTGTTCTTTTCCAATATTCTTTTCTGCACTCCTGACTGATGTCCTCTCATATTCGCACCGTTGTCGTAGCCCTGTCCACGCATATCTTCAATTGGAATCCCAGTTTGAGTCAACATTTGTAGAATAACATCTGTGAGTGCTGCACCAGTTGTCTGCTCTACAGGTATGAAATCGATGAAATGTTCACAGACCTTAACTTCAGCACTTTCCATCTTAACAAAACGTAGCACAATTGACATTTGTTCCTTGTTTACTCACATCTTGGGTACAATCCACtataatggaaaaatattttgccattttcaattttgacaaaatttcTTCACGAATTcgttttgaaattatttgaatgagttcattttttatatttttccccAAGTAATGGGTGTTAATCTCCTCATTCTTTATTCAGTGAACATGATCTGCCATAACTGCATCAAACTGTGCTAGCAGTTCAACTAGTTTTAGGAATTTTCCATTACTTTTCTCATGTAAAACATCAGAATTTCAACGAAAGGCAAGACATTGTTCTCCTAAAAATGTCACTATTTCAAATAATCTTTCCAGAACTAACTGCCAACGCTCTATCTCTGCACAGAGAAATCGTTGTTGTGATGCATCAATTGTTTTGTAAATCTCCAATTTAGATTTTTCACCTTTCAGCTCATTTTTCACTTCCAAGTTTGAACTTG
This genomic interval from Hydra vulgaris chromosome 01, alternate assembly HydraT2T_AEP contains the following:
- the LOC136074310 gene encoding uncharacterized protein LOC136074310, with the translated sequence MESAEVKVCEHFIDFIPVEQTTGAALTDVILQMLTQTGIPIEDMRGQGYDNVVNDAAKSSREAVAYFGIVQAIYNFLSGLSRRWTALKNHLGKKIFPKPLSATRWESRIEAVQPFRYCVGEIFDALFQISQDISYDSSLRHEAEILAQKMKNFKFCCCTVIRFSTLNQMKLLKKLFFDAELIAAELDLEPSFSFEVSIRPRFKRQMLSYETRDDPIINPKDRFKIECFNCILDIAINSIEERFNQLNEHCDAFQFLYDIANIKKDFSKKSLREKCLNLQKILGTDTSADIDGMELLDELLTLSELIEPKTSPLKVLEFILRNNNFAPNVSITLRILLTQPVSVASGERSFSRLKLVKDYLKSSMSQNRLTGLSLISIESDMAKKLYFTELLKAFASEKSRKVAGKLGADARNGVNVEQAIVLTIIGFRDHTSFGIQVLKLECQNRQHTNIDIDIDIDIDRYIH